Proteins from a genomic interval of Lolium perenne isolate Kyuss_39 chromosome 1, Kyuss_2.0, whole genome shotgun sequence:
- the LOC127344914 gene encoding zinc finger CCCH domain-containing protein 33-like produces the protein MCSGPRKPSVPPPPATPKDSAAIDASLLLELAAADDVAEFRRAVEEHKACLDAEASWYGPSAAGQGRLATETRTPAMVAALYGSTSVLAYALSAAPAEATRASPTDGATALHLAAAGGAAHAVAATHLLLAAGASTEALSASALRAGDLLPRAATAPLRLLLNSPAPSPSSSPQKSASPPHEPRKEYPPDLTLPDLKSGLFSTDDFRMYSFKVKPCSRAYSHDWTECPFVHPGENARRRDPRRYSYSCVPCPEFRKGGACRKGDGCEYAHGVFECWLHPAQYRTRLCKDEVGCARRICFFAHRRDELRSVNPSAVSVGMMQPVSPRSSPPNGGMAWPSSPAGRLKTARELDFDLEMLALDQYQQKLFDKVSTNAHSPRANWGGPPNAGLGSPHAAAGSPAARNMPPDYNDLLGSMDTAMLSQLHALSLKQAGDMSAYSSLPDSQQLQHMPTSPMVGGANSSFNLDHSMAKAIMTSRASAFAKRSQSFIDRGARAPATRSLMSMGEPAMLTDWGSPSGNLDWGSPSGKLDWGVQGDELHKFRKSASFGFRGQSPMPVNSPATQAEPDVSWVNSLVKDGHAGDHFSQWLEQEQMVA, from the coding sequence ATGTGCTCTGGCCCGCGCAAGCCCTCCGTCCCGCCGCCTCCGGCCACGCCCAAGGATTCCGCGGCCATAGACGCCTCGCTTCTCCTCGAGctggcggcggcggacgacgtCGCGGAGTTCAGGCGCGCCGTGGAGGAGCACAAGGCCTGCCTGGACGCCGAGGCTTCTTGGTACGGCCCCTCGGCGGCCGGCCAgggccggctggccaccgagaccCGCACGCCGGCCATGGTCGCCGCGCTCTACGGCAGCACGTCCGTCCTCGCGTACGCGCTCTCCGCCGCGCCCGCCGAGGCCACCCGCGCCTCGCCCACCGACGGCGccaccgcgctccacctcgcggcggccggcggcgccgcgcacgccgtcgccgccacgcaCCTGCTCCTCGCCGCCGGCGCGTCCACCGAAGCCCTCTCCGCCTCCGCCCTCCGCGCCGGCGACCTCCTCCCGCGCGCCGCCAccgcgccgctccgcctcctcctaaACTCCCCGGCCCCCTCCCCATCCTCCTCCCCCCAGAAGTCCGCCTCCCCTCCCCACGAGCCCCGCAAGGAGTACCCGCCGGACCTCACCCTGCCCGACCTCAAGAGCGGGCTCTTCAGCACCGACGACTTCCGCATGTACAGCTTCAAGGTGAAGCCCTGCTCGCGCGCCTACTCGCACGACTGGACCGAGTGCCCCTTCGTGCACCCGGGCGAGAACGCGCGCCGCCGCGACCCGCGCCGCTACTCCTACTCCTGCGTGCCCTGCCCGGAGTTCCGCAAGGGCGGGGCGTGCCGCAAGGGCGACGGCTGCGAGTACGCGCACGGCGTCTTCGAGTGCTGGCTGCACCCGGCGCAGTACCGCACGCGCCTATGCAAGGACGAGGTCGGATGCGCGCGCCGCATCTGCTTCTTCGCGCACAGGCGCGACGAGCTGCGCTCCGTCAACCCCTCCGCCGTCTCCGTCGGCATGATGCAGCCCGTCTCCCCGCGCTCCTCGCCTCCCAACGGAGGGATGGCGTGGCCCTCCTCGCCCGCCGGCAGGCTCAAGACCGCGCGCGAGCTGGATTTCGACCTCGAGATGCTCGCGCTCGACCAGTACCAGCAGAAGCTCTTCGACAAGGTGTCAACCAACGCGCACTCGCCCAGGGCCAACTGGGGCGGCCCGCCCAACGCTGGCCTCGGCTCGCCGCACGCTGCCGCTGGATCGCCCGCCGCCAGGAACATGCCGCCGGACTACAACGACCTGCTCGGCTCCATGGACACGGCCATGCTGTCCCAGCTCCACGCGCTCTCGCTCAAGCAGGCAGGCGACATGTCGGCCTACAGCTCGCTGCCCGACTCGCAGCAGCTGCAGCACATGCCGACATCCCCCATGGTGGGGGGCGCGAACAGCTCCTTCAACCTCGACCACTCCATGGCCAAGGCCATCATGACCTCCCGCGCCTCGGCCTTCGCCAAGCGCAGCCAGAGCTTCATCGACCGTGGCGCCCGCGCCCCGGCCACGCGCTCTCTCATGTCGATGGGCGAGCCGGCGATGCTCACTGACTGGGGTTCCCCCAGCGGCAATCTGGACTGGGGCTCGCCCAGCGGCAAGCTGGACTGGGGCGTCCAGGGCGACGAGCTGCACAAG